Proteins co-encoded in one Saprospira grandis genomic window:
- the scpA gene encoding methylmalonyl-CoA mutase, with the protein MNYLDVDICAQTPYYKQEKAASSTWENAEQIPLKTRFSEEDIAGNEHHKFGAGKAPFIGGPYVGMYPLRPWTIRQYAGFSTAEESNAFYRRNLAAGQKGLSVAFDLATHRGYDSDHPRVKGDVGKAGVAIDSVEDMKILFDQIPLDQMSVSMTMNGAVIPIMAFFIVAAEEQGVAQEKLSGTIQNDILKEFMVRNTYIYPPAASMRIIADIFAYTSSKMPKFNSISISGYHMHEAGAPADLELAYTLADGLEYIETGIKAGLKVDDFAPRLSFFWGIGMNHFMEIAKMRAGRMLWAKLVKQFEPKNPKSLMLRTHCQTSGWSLTEQDPYNNVARTCIEAMAAVLGGTQSLHTNSFDEAIALPTDFSAKIARETQIYIQEETKVTDAIDPWAGSYYVEYLTQELINKAWAHIQEVRELGGMAKAIETGLPKMRIEEAAARKQARIDSGREQLVGVNLFRLEKEDPLDILEVDNKAVREAQLKRLEAMKASRDEAAVQEALAKITAAAESGEGNLLALAVEAARLRASLGEISAAMEKTFGRYQATNRTISGVYAQEASGNEYFERAQALANQYAKAEGRRPRIMIAKLGQDGHDRGAKVIATGFADLGFDVDMGPLFQTPEEAARQAAENDVHILGLSSLAGGHKTLVPESIAALEALGRPDIMVVAGGVIPAQDYEALYEAGVVGVFGPGTQIAQAAISILELLLEVQAAEEE; encoded by the coding sequence ATGAACTATTTAGACGTAGACATTTGTGCGCAAACGCCTTACTACAAGCAAGAAAAAGCGGCTTCATCGACATGGGAAAATGCCGAGCAAATCCCTTTAAAAACTCGTTTTTCCGAGGAAGACATTGCGGGAAACGAGCATCATAAATTTGGGGCTGGCAAGGCACCTTTTATTGGAGGGCCTTATGTGGGCATGTATCCTTTGCGGCCTTGGACCATTCGGCAATATGCGGGATTTTCGACAGCGGAGGAATCGAATGCCTTTTATCGCCGCAACTTGGCGGCGGGGCAAAAGGGCCTTTCTGTAGCCTTTGATTTGGCCACCCACCGCGGCTATGATTCGGACCACCCCAGAGTAAAAGGCGATGTGGGCAAGGCGGGCGTAGCCATTGATAGCGTGGAAGATATGAAGATCCTCTTTGATCAGATTCCCTTGGACCAGATGTCGGTTTCGATGACCATGAACGGGGCGGTAATTCCTATTATGGCCTTTTTCATTGTGGCGGCAGAAGAGCAGGGCGTGGCGCAGGAAAAACTGAGTGGGACCATTCAGAATGATATTTTGAAAGAGTTCATGGTGCGCAACACCTATATTTATCCGCCGGCGGCTTCTATGCGCATCATTGCGGATATATTTGCCTACACCTCTAGCAAAATGCCCAAATTCAACTCCATTTCGATTAGTGGTTATCATATGCATGAGGCGGGAGCTCCGGCAGATTTGGAATTGGCCTACACCCTAGCCGATGGATTGGAATATATTGAGACCGGGATTAAGGCGGGCTTAAAAGTAGATGATTTTGCGCCTCGTTTATCCTTCTTTTGGGGCATTGGGATGAATCATTTCATGGAAATTGCGAAAATGCGTGCGGGTCGGATGCTTTGGGCCAAATTGGTCAAGCAATTCGAGCCAAAGAATCCTAAATCACTGATGCTCAGAACGCATTGTCAAACTTCGGGTTGGAGTTTGACCGAGCAAGATCCTTATAATAATGTGGCTCGGACCTGTATTGAGGCCATGGCGGCCGTTTTGGGAGGTACACAATCCCTGCACACCAACTCCTTTGACGAGGCCATTGCCTTGCCTACGGACTTCTCGGCTAAAATTGCTCGGGAAACGCAGATTTACATACAGGAAGAGACCAAAGTAACCGATGCCATTGATCCTTGGGCAGGTTCTTATTATGTAGAATATTTGACTCAAGAATTGATCAATAAAGCTTGGGCGCACATTCAGGAAGTGCGAGAATTGGGGGGGATGGCCAAGGCCATAGAAACCGGTTTGCCCAAAATGCGCATTGAAGAAGCGGCGGCTCGCAAGCAAGCTAGAATTGATAGCGGGCGTGAGCAACTGGTGGGCGTTAACTTATTCCGTTTGGAAAAAGAAGACCCCTTAGACATTTTGGAAGTAGACAACAAAGCCGTAAGAGAGGCACAGCTCAAGCGTTTGGAAGCCATGAAAGCTAGTAGAGATGAGGCGGCCGTGCAAGAAGCTTTGGCCAAAATCACGGCAGCGGCAGAAAGCGGAGAAGGCAACCTTTTGGCCTTGGCGGTAGAAGCTGCGCGTTTGCGGGCTAGTTTGGGCGAGATCTCGGCGGCCATGGAAAAAACTTTTGGTCGTTATCAGGCCACCAACCGCACCATTTCTGGAGTTTATGCTCAGGAAGCATCGGGTAATGAATACTTTGAGCGGGCGCAGGCCTTGGCCAACCAATACGCCAAAGCAGAGGGTCGCCGTCCTCGTATTATGATTGCCAAATTGGGCCAAGATGGGCATGATCGTGGGGCCAAAGTCATAGCAACTGGTTTTGCCGATTTAGGTTTTGATGTGGATATGGGGCCATTATTTCAGACTCCAGAAGAAGCTGCTCGTCAGGCGGCGGAAAATGACGTCCATATTTTGGGCCTTTCCTCTTTGGCGGGTGGGCATAAAACCTTGGTGCCTGAAAGCATTGCGGCCCTAGAAGCTTTGGGTCGTCCGGACATTATGGTTGTTGCGGGTGGTGTTATTCCGGCCCAAGACTATGAGGCACTCTATGAAGCGGGAGTAGTGGGTGTATTTGGGCCAGGCACTCAGATAGCTCAGGCGGCTATTTCTATTTTGGAGTTGCTTTTAGAGGTACAGGCGGCAGAAGAAGAATAA
- a CDS encoding leucine-rich repeat domain-containing protein: MMLMKSFYRLLLLFAFSSMALQMAQAQGSLIRKLPMYLNTAADTMAFWEHRNYAYQDAITYYSIETAMEVKDRVHRLDLSNDSLVSLGDSIREFRHLFFLNLENNYLKELPDGLFDLPYLEELRLSNNQLQYLPEKIKGLRNLRRLYIDGNELRMLPNNLAEIRKLAFIAAENNQLQSIPETLGKLKRLRSLLLDKNQLQYLPETLSGASALEVLAVDDNRLKKLPEALIYLKKLTFLFAAHNELQELPPQIGSSRNLVKLCVEHNQLQRLPESIGQLQKLELLRLEHNQLKQLPKNFGQLKALRKLYLDSNQLTVLPINFGELRALENLYLNDNQLTSLPSGIGNCKELRELFLNNNAMTSLPDSMGTLYQLEELYMNDNQIANLPSSFGGLKNLKLLFLTNNKINRLSEDLDCSGWKRLSAIYLENNAFQKLPKALETAPQLQTLYLDGNLISEVNDSIIIKMPKIEHISLNDNQLSELPDNMGSWPIRHLALERNGIMDLPESVRYFKNLELLDLAGNKITKKRLKKIQENIASEFVMAKQPILTGLREQIKPTKEEEKALRLRKKEKRLEAKRKAKEEERKRKEAQREWERNRGRR, encoded by the coding sequence ATGATGCTCATGAAAAGCTTTTATCGCCTACTTCTGCTCTTTGCTTTCAGTTCTATGGCTCTCCAAATGGCCCAAGCTCAAGGTAGCCTTATCCGAAAACTCCCTATGTATCTCAATACTGCCGCCGATACTATGGCCTTTTGGGAACACCGAAACTATGCCTACCAAGATGCTATTACTTATTATAGCATAGAAACCGCTATGGAGGTTAAGGACCGAGTGCATCGCCTAGACCTTAGCAATGACTCTTTGGTTAGCCTAGGCGATAGTATCCGAGAGTTTCGCCATCTGTTCTTTCTCAACCTAGAAAATAATTACCTCAAAGAATTACCCGATGGCCTCTTTGATTTACCCTATCTAGAAGAGCTCCGCCTCTCTAATAATCAACTCCAATATCTGCCCGAAAAAATTAAGGGCCTGCGCAACCTGCGCCGCCTATACATTGATGGCAACGAACTCCGTATGCTGCCCAATAACTTGGCAGAAATTAGAAAACTGGCCTTCATCGCCGCAGAAAATAATCAACTGCAGTCTATTCCAGAAACCCTAGGCAAACTCAAACGCCTGCGTAGCCTACTGCTAGATAAAAACCAACTACAGTACCTGCCCGAAACCCTTAGCGGCGCCTCGGCCCTAGAGGTCCTTGCCGTAGATGATAACCGCCTCAAAAAATTACCCGAGGCCCTCATCTATCTCAAAAAATTGACCTTCCTTTTTGCCGCCCATAACGAATTGCAAGAACTACCGCCCCAAATTGGTAGCAGCCGCAACCTCGTTAAACTCTGTGTAGAACATAATCAACTCCAAAGACTCCCAGAAAGCATTGGTCAACTCCAAAAACTAGAGCTGCTCCGCCTAGAACACAATCAGCTGAAACAATTACCCAAAAATTTTGGCCAACTCAAAGCTCTGCGCAAACTCTACCTAGACTCTAATCAATTGACTGTTTTGCCCATAAACTTTGGCGAGCTAAGGGCCCTAGAAAATCTATACCTCAACGATAATCAATTAACTAGCCTGCCCTCAGGGATCGGAAATTGTAAAGAGCTCCGAGAACTCTTCCTTAATAATAATGCAATGACTAGCCTGCCCGATAGTATGGGCACGCTCTACCAACTGGAAGAACTCTATATGAATGATAACCAAATTGCTAATCTACCTAGCAGCTTTGGCGGCCTAAAAAACCTTAAACTCCTCTTCCTAACCAATAATAAAATTAACCGCCTAAGCGAAGATTTAGATTGTAGCGGCTGGAAACGCCTATCCGCTATTTATCTAGAAAATAATGCCTTCCAAAAATTACCCAAGGCCCTAGAAACCGCCCCCCAACTCCAAACACTCTACCTAGATGGCAACCTGATTAGCGAAGTCAATGACTCCATCATTATTAAAATGCCCAAAATTGAACATATTAGCCTAAATGATAATCAACTCTCCGAATTACCCGATAATATGGGGAGCTGGCCCATTCGCCACCTGGCCCTAGAACGCAACGGGATCATGGACCTACCCGAAAGTGTTCGCTACTTTAAGAATTTAGAACTCTTGGACCTAGCAGGAAATAAAATCACCAAAAAACGTCTCAAGAAAATTCAAGAGAATATCGCCTCAGAGTTCGTTATGGCTAAACAACCTATTCTAACGGGCCTAAGAGAACAAATTAAGCCCACTAAAGAAGAGGAAAAAGCGCTCCGCCTCCGTAAAAAAGAAAAACGCCTAGAAGCTAAGCGCAAAGCCAAAGAAGAAGAACGAAAACGAAAAGAAGCCCAAAGAGAATGGGAACGAAATAGAGGAAGACGCTAA
- a CDS encoding ion transporter — MSSSSKGLQEFARSIIRTNLFNFSILAAIVINGLLIGIQTYEWAPEWLHYVQLFILFVFFVEIWLRWVGRTSTKQFLSDGWNYFDIIILVLGVVPEVADIIMASEKSGQNSVWATLRVLRVVQLTRSIRAVEEMQVLVAVLVRSVRSLSYIAVLFFLIMYIYAIIGVSLFKNPDYAESDHLALTISNPDPYKDMGEAFFTLFRILTGEDWTDLRYNMLDNEYTKANGRNVVAPDVPNWVKTLYHVSWMIIAAYLLMNLVVGAIVNNFQMVLDAKKEKEEGGNGGDGGDKPKRTRINKRPKV, encoded by the coding sequence ATGAGCAGTTCCTCTAAAGGATTACAAGAGTTCGCACGCTCCATTATCCGTACCAACCTATTTAATTTTAGCATTCTCGCAGCTATCGTGATCAATGGTCTCCTCATTGGTATCCAAACCTATGAATGGGCTCCAGAATGGTTGCATTATGTGCAGCTCTTTATTCTCTTTGTCTTTTTTGTAGAGATCTGGCTGCGCTGGGTGGGTAGAACAAGCACAAAGCAGTTCCTCTCCGATGGCTGGAACTATTTCGATATCATTATCCTGGTGCTGGGCGTCGTTCCCGAAGTCGCCGATATTATTATGGCTAGCGAAAAAAGTGGCCAGAATAGCGTCTGGGCCACCCTGCGGGTGCTCCGAGTCGTGCAACTTACCCGATCTATCCGAGCCGTAGAAGAAATGCAGGTGCTGGTGGCCGTTTTGGTCCGCTCCGTTCGCTCGCTTTCCTATATCGCGGTCCTCTTTTTCTTGATAATGTACATCTATGCCATCATCGGCGTTTCGCTCTTCAAGAATCCAGATTATGCCGAATCAGACCACCTAGCGCTGACTATCAGCAACCCCGATCCCTATAAGGATATGGGAGAGGCCTTTTTTACGCTCTTTAGAATCCTAACTGGAGAAGACTGGACCGACCTGCGCTACAATATGCTCGATAATGAGTATACCAAAGCCAATGGCCGAAATGTGGTCGCCCCCGATGTGCCCAACTGGGTCAAAACACTCTATCATGTCTCCTGGATGATTATCGCCGCCTACCTCCTGATGAACTTGGTCGTCGGTGCTATCGTCAATAATTTCCAAATGGTCCTCGATGCCAAAAAAGAAAAAGAAGAGGGCGGAAATGGTGGAGATGGCGGAGACAAACCCAAACGAACTCGCATCAATAAAAGACCCAAGGTCTAA
- a CDS encoding ATP-binding protein, with translation MMHQRMRNNAKTLSRELNWLKSVLKLRYKISIESQRPNQDIYEILPPDISQDNSVYAQCIRHFAMSSDERLVLILSLCPHIRPEILDLFFTKNKSYERIYTQFGGLVGKRHSGFLPTGETAAFIIAGNNVAKRIEVLELFRPSHYFSKLGILKLDLQKGQYREPVLSNPLEISEEYLMRLTSGQPYKPDFSTTFPAKLLSTRLDWADLVLDPHVLAEVSEITAWLEHEDKIMNDWGLKKLLKRGYRALFYGPPGTGKTLTACLLGKSMGLDVYRVDLSQVVSKYIGETEKNMANIFDQAENKNWILFFDEADALFGKRTNASDSKDRHANQEVAYLL, from the coding sequence ATGATGCATCAGAGAATGCGAAACAATGCTAAAACGCTTAGCCGAGAACTCAATTGGTTAAAGTCGGTATTGAAACTTCGCTATAAAATATCTATAGAAAGCCAGCGGCCCAACCAAGACATCTATGAAATCTTGCCGCCAGACATTAGCCAAGACAATTCGGTTTATGCGCAGTGCATACGGCATTTTGCCATGAGCTCTGATGAGCGTTTAGTCTTGATTTTAAGTCTTTGTCCGCATATTCGGCCCGAGATTTTGGATCTTTTTTTTACTAAAAACAAGAGCTACGAGCGCATTTACACGCAATTTGGGGGTTTGGTGGGCAAGCGCCACAGCGGATTTCTTCCCACAGGAGAAACGGCGGCCTTTATCATTGCGGGAAACAATGTGGCCAAGCGCATAGAAGTCTTAGAGCTTTTTCGGCCCAGCCACTATTTTTCTAAACTAGGCATTCTCAAGCTCGACCTACAAAAGGGCCAATACCGAGAGCCCGTATTGAGTAACCCTTTAGAGATTTCTGAGGAATACCTGATGCGGCTTACGAGCGGGCAGCCCTACAAACCTGATTTTAGCACAACTTTTCCGGCCAAATTGCTCAGCACACGTTTAGATTGGGCCGATTTGGTCCTAGACCCCCATGTTTTGGCCGAGGTTTCTGAAATTACGGCCTGGCTAGAGCATGAAGATAAAATCATGAACGATTGGGGCCTTAAAAAGCTACTCAAAAGAGGCTATCGGGCCCTTTTTTATGGCCCTCCAGGTACGGGTAAAACCCTAACCGCTTGCTTATTGGGCAAAAGTATGGGCCTAGATGTCTATAGAGTAGACCTCTCTCAGGTGGTCTCTAAATATATTGGAGAAACCGAAAAAAACATGGCCAACATCTTCGATCAGGCCGAAAACAAAAACTGGATCCTCTTTTTTGATGAGGCCGATGCTCTATTTGGCAAACGGACCAATGCCTCCGATTCTAAAGATCGACATGCCAACCAAGAGGTGGCTTATCTGCTCTAA
- a CDS encoding choice-of-anchor V domain-containing protein, translating into MRKSFLFFLFGLGLLYAGLQSSSGGRAAGGNDNSGSPLSSATCSACHGAASSNTVVSVTLLDQSGNVVTEYIPGEHYSIFVNVNNPNYSQYGAQAVILDAANNQAGTLDSVITPNTQISTVNNRSYWEHQGRSSTGNFTAAWTAPAAGTGTVTVYAMGNAVDSSGSTSGDAPSSPISISFTEVVSSGLASLPSKSLSVWPNPSPNGQYFFRQTSDAPLQSLRIFNSQGQLIRQEQLQGFEGQISLENEAKGLYYLELQTEKGRWQKKLVR; encoded by the coding sequence ATGAGAAAATCTTTCCTCTTTTTCCTTTTTGGCCTCGGGCTACTTTATGCGGGCCTGCAAAGTAGTAGTGGCGGACGAGCCGCTGGCGGCAATGACAATAGTGGTTCGCCCTTATCTAGCGCCACTTGTTCGGCCTGCCATGGGGCGGCCTCCTCGAATACCGTAGTGAGCGTGACCTTATTGGACCAGAGTGGAAATGTCGTGACCGAGTATATTCCGGGCGAGCATTATTCCATTTTTGTCAATGTGAATAACCCCAACTATAGCCAATATGGGGCCCAGGCCGTTATTTTGGATGCGGCCAACAATCAGGCGGGGACATTGGATAGCGTGATTACGCCAAACACGCAGATCTCAACCGTCAATAACAGAAGCTATTGGGAGCATCAGGGCCGCTCGAGTACAGGCAACTTTACGGCTGCTTGGACCGCCCCCGCAGCAGGTACAGGAACCGTAACCGTTTATGCGATGGGCAATGCAGTAGATAGCAGCGGCAGTACTTCTGGGGATGCCCCTTCTAGTCCAATTAGCATCAGTTTTACGGAGGTGGTGAGCAGTGGTTTAGCTAGTTTGCCTAGCAAAAGCCTAAGCGTTTGGCCAAATCCTAGCCCCAATGGGCAGTATTTTTTCCGTCAAACTAGCGATGCCCCATTGCAGTCGCTACGGATATTTAATAGCCAAGGGCAGCTTATTCGCCAAGAGCAGCTCCAAGGTTTTGAGGGACAGATTTCCTTAGAAAATGAGGCCAAAGGGCTTTATTATTTAGAGCTGCAAACGGAGAAAGGGCGTTGGCAGAAAAAATTGGTCCGTTAA
- the dtd gene encoding D-aminoacyl-tRNA deacylase: MRLVIQRVKTARVDVAGKTVGQIDQGLFVLLGIHQEDSSKDVDWLIQKLIKIRIFNDEQGKMNYSIRDVQGQLLVVSQFTLYAACKKGNRPSYTRAARPEQAIPLYEEFIAKAEVELGQKVATGQFGADMQIELNNDGPVTIILDSKTPEIF; the protein is encoded by the coding sequence ATGCGTTTAGTCATTCAAAGAGTGAAAACTGCCCGAGTAGATGTGGCCGGCAAAACCGTAGGCCAAATTGATCAGGGGCTTTTTGTGCTGCTCGGTATTCATCAAGAAGATAGTAGCAAAGATGTCGATTGGCTCATCCAAAAGCTAATTAAAATCCGTATATTCAATGACGAGCAAGGCAAAATGAATTATTCTATTCGAGATGTTCAAGGGCAGCTCCTTGTTGTGAGTCAATTTACGCTTTATGCGGCCTGCAAAAAAGGCAATCGCCCCTCCTATACTCGAGCTGCTAGGCCAGAGCAAGCCATTCCGCTCTATGAGGAATTTATTGCCAAAGCAGAGGTGGAATTGGGCCAAAAAGTAGCCACTGGGCAGTTTGGCGCCGATATGCAAATTGAACTAAACAACGATGGGCCTGTTACCATCATTTTAGATAGTAAAACTCCCGAAATTTTTTAA
- the rplQ gene encoding 50S ribosomal protein L17 gives MRHGKKFNHLSRKSGHRKALLRNMAIALITHKRIKTTLPKAKALRKFIEPILTRAKDNTTHSRRVIFSYLQNKDAVNELFDQVGPKIAERPGGYVRILKMGFRPSDAADVAIIELVDYNETAEATPEADKKRTRRRRKKKSSETTEAVATEETTEEATEEAADNEEEKTEE, from the coding sequence ATGAGACACGGTAAAAAGTTTAACCACCTTAGCCGCAAATCTGGCCACCGTAAGGCCCTTCTCCGTAATATGGCTATCGCCCTTATTACGCACAAACGCATCAAAACTACTTTGCCCAAGGCCAAAGCCCTTCGCAAGTTTATTGAGCCTATCCTTACTCGCGCCAAAGATAATACTACGCACTCTCGTCGTGTTATCTTTAGCTACCTCCAAAATAAAGATGCTGTCAATGAGCTCTTTGATCAAGTAGGTCCCAAAATCGCTGAGCGCCCCGGCGGATACGTACGTATCCTCAAAATGGGTTTCCGCCCCAGTGATGCCGCCGATGTAGCTATTATTGAGCTAGTGGATTATAACGAAACCGCTGAAGCTACTCCAGAAGCTGACAAAAAACGTACTCGCCGTCGCCGCAAAAAGAAAAGCAGCGAAACTACCGAGGCCGTAGCTACTGAAGAAACTACAGAAGAAGCCACCGAAGAGGCGGCCGACAATGAAGAAGAAAAGACTGAAGAATAG
- a CDS encoding DNA-directed RNA polymerase subunit alpha, with translation MSLLNFQKPDKILLQKADDFEGSFEFKPLEPGFGQTIGNSLRRILLSSLEGFAVSAVRIKGAEHEFSTIEGVVEDVVDIVLNLKQLRLKYLLDDPDITSEKIYLSVSGKNQLLASDINEHTNVFQVTNPDLVICNLDDEITFEMELTVTKGRGYVPAEENMPKDAPIGYIPIDAIYTPIKNVHYSVSASRVGQHTDYEKLNIDIKTDGAIHPEQAIKEAAKILIQHLMLITDENIKFPDETDKEDNIVDEHILHMRKLLKTSLEDLDLSVRAYNCLKAAKINTLADLVQYETHELLKFRNFGKKSLVEIEELLQDKSLTFGMDLSKYKLDEE, from the coding sequence ATGAGCTTGCTGAACTTCCAAAAACCTGATAAAATTCTTCTCCAAAAGGCCGACGACTTCGAGGGCTCTTTTGAGTTCAAACCGCTAGAACCCGGCTTTGGCCAAACTATCGGTAACTCTCTACGCAGAATTTTACTCTCTTCTCTCGAAGGTTTTGCCGTTTCTGCCGTCAGAATTAAAGGGGCCGAACACGAATTCTCTACTATCGAAGGCGTGGTCGAAGATGTTGTCGATATCGTACTCAATCTAAAACAACTTCGCCTGAAGTACCTTCTAGATGATCCCGATATCACCTCTGAGAAAATTTACCTCAGTGTGTCTGGAAAAAATCAACTTCTCGCCTCCGATATCAACGAACATACTAACGTTTTCCAAGTTACTAACCCCGATTTGGTGATCTGTAACCTCGATGACGAAATTACTTTCGAAATGGAACTTACCGTAACGAAGGGCCGTGGATATGTTCCCGCTGAGGAAAATATGCCCAAAGATGCTCCCATCGGCTATATTCCAATCGACGCAATTTATACGCCTATCAAAAATGTTCATTATTCTGTATCCGCTAGCCGCGTAGGCCAGCATACCGATTATGAAAAATTGAACATCGATATCAAAACTGATGGCGCTATCCACCCAGAACAAGCCATCAAAGAAGCCGCCAAAATCCTTATCCAACACCTGATGCTCATCACCGATGAGAATATCAAGTTTCCCGATGAAACCGATAAGGAAGACAATATCGTCGATGAGCATATTCTGCACATGCGCAAGTTGCTCAAAACTTCTTTGGAAGATCTCGACCTTTCTGTCCGCGCCTATAACTGCCTCAAAGCCGCCAAAATCAATACCTTGGCCGACCTCGTGCAGTACGAAACTCACGAACTACTCAAGTTCCGCAACTTTGGTAAAAAATCTCTAGTCGAAATCGAAGAGCTGCTCCAAGACAAAAGCCTTACTTTTGGTATGGACCTCAGCAAATACAAACTCGACGAAGAGTAA
- the rpsD gene encoding 30S ribosomal protein S4, whose product MARYRGPKTKKSRAFGESIYGYDKYFERKKYPPGQHGLAKRRKQKSDYGKQLMEKQKVKYAYGVLERQFRRMFEAASRKSGVTGEILLQMLEARLDNVVYRLGIAPTRRAARQLVTHGHIAVNGVVTNVPSYSVRPGEVVAVRGKSQGLVTIQESVAANSKEAQKYSWLEFNAEKLEGSFVAYPNRDEIPEPINEQLIVELYSK is encoded by the coding sequence ATGGCAAGATATAGAGGACCAAAAACAAAAAAGTCTAGAGCTTTTGGTGAATCTATCTACGGATATGATAAATATTTCGAGCGTAAGAAATACCCCCCCGGCCAACATGGCCTAGCTAAACGCCGTAAGCAAAAATCTGACTACGGTAAACAGCTTATGGAAAAACAAAAGGTCAAATATGCTTATGGTGTGCTCGAACGCCAGTTCCGCCGCATGTTTGAAGCCGCTAGCCGCAAATCAGGCGTTACCGGCGAAATCCTTCTCCAAATGCTAGAAGCACGCCTCGATAATGTAGTCTACCGCCTAGGTATCGCTCCTACTCGTCGCGCAGCTCGCCAACTCGTTACTCACGGCCATATCGCCGTTAACGGTGTTGTTACTAACGTACCCTCTTACTCTGTTCGCCCAGGCGAAGTTGTAGCCGTACGTGGTAAATCTCAAGGCCTAGTTACTATCCAAGAGTCTGTTGCTGCCAATAGCAAAGAAGCTCAAAAATATAGCTGGCTAGAATTTAACGCCGAAAAACTAGAAGGTTCTTTCGTTGCTTATCCCAACCGCGACGAAATTCCAGAGCCTATCAACGAACAACTTATCGTTGAACTCTACTCTAAATAA
- the rpsK gene encoding 30S ribosomal protein S11: MAKSSKKVKKKNVKVEAQGRAYIQATFNNIIISITNKAGQVISWSSAGKQGFRGSKKNTPYAAQVCASEAAREAYDLGLRSVVVYVKGPGSGREAAIRAIDGAGVRVTTIQDTTPLPHNGCRPPKKRRV; this comes from the coding sequence ATGGCTAAATCATCTAAGAAAGTCAAAAAGAAAAATGTAAAAGTAGAAGCACAAGGCCGTGCTTATATTCAAGCTACTTTCAACAATATTATTATCAGTATTACCAATAAAGCAGGTCAAGTTATCTCTTGGTCTTCTGCTGGTAAGCAGGGTTTCCGCGGTTCTAAAAAGAATACGCCTTATGCAGCGCAGGTTTGTGCTTCAGAAGCAGCTCGCGAAGCTTATGACCTTGGCCTACGTAGCGTAGTTGTCTACGTTAAAGGACCTGGTTCTGGCCGTGAAGCCGCTATTCGTGCCATCGATGGTGCTGGTGTTCGTGTAACTACTATCCAAGACACAACTCCACTTCCCCACAATGGCTGTCGTCCACCCAAAAAGCGCCGCGTATAA
- the rpsM gene encoding 30S ribosomal protein S13 has product MARIAGVDLPKNKRGVIGLTYIYGIGSTRAKQILAKAQIDESTKVKDWSDDNIKAIRNILSDEFLVEGQLRSEVQMNIKRLMDIACVRGLRHRRGLPVRGQRTQTNARTRKGRRKTVANKKKVGK; this is encoded by the coding sequence ATGGCTCGTATAGCAGGTGTTGATCTACCCAAGAATAAAAGAGGTGTTATCGGCCTAACCTATATTTATGGTATTGGATCTACTCGCGCTAAGCAAATCCTAGCTAAAGCGCAAATTGATGAAAGTACTAAAGTAAAGGATTGGTCAGACGATAATATTAAAGCAATCCGCAACATCCTTTCTGATGAGTTCCTCGTAGAAGGACAACTCCGCTCAGAAGTACAGATGAACATCAAACGCCTTATGGATATCGCTTGTGTTCGCGGACTCCGCCACCGTCGTGGTCTTCCCGTTCGTGGACAACGTACCCAGACTAACGCTCGTACTCGCAAAGGAAGACGTAAAACCGTTGCGAACAAGAAGAAAGTGGGTAAATAA
- the ykgO gene encoding type B 50S ribosomal protein L36: MKVKPSIKKRSADCKIVRRKGKVYIINKKNPKFKQRQG; this comes from the coding sequence ATGAAAGTTAAGCCTTCTATCAAGAAAAGATCGGCCGACTGCAAAATCGTCCGCCGCAAAGGAAAAGTTTACATTATTAACAAAAAGAACCCTAAGTTCAAGCAACGTCAGGGATAA
- the infA gene encoding translation initiation factor IF-1, whose translation MGKKNLIRQDGEITEALSNAMFRVKLENEHVIIATISGKMRMNYIRILPGDKVAVEMSPYDLSRGRIIYRYK comes from the coding sequence ATGGGAAAAAAGAATCTTATTCGTCAAGACGGCGAAATTACTGAAGCGCTTTCTAATGCGATGTTCCGCGTAAAGCTAGAAAACGAACACGTAATTATTGCTACCATCTCAGGAAAGATGAGAATGAACTACATCCGAATCCTCCCTGGTGATAAAGTAGCCGTCGAAATGTCTCCCTATGACCTTAGCCGCGGACGTATTATCTATCGCTACAAGTAG